A genomic window from Nocardioides rotundus includes:
- a CDS encoding recombinase family protein translates to MNALLVGYARCSTDQQDLTAQRDGLLALGVEVDRIYVDHGLTGTNRERPGLREALAACRAGDTLVVTKLDRLARSLPDARAIADELTTREISLSLGGSVYDPTDAVGRLLFNVLAMVAEFESDLIRLRTVEGMKVAKAKGRLKGKQPKLSRKQEAHLVSLVHSGEYSTLEVAELFGVGRSTVYRAIERQRTAAKAELADASARR, encoded by the coding sequence ATGAACGCCCTGCTCGTCGGGTACGCCCGATGCTCCACCGATCAACAAGACCTCACCGCTCAACGCGACGGTCTCCTTGCCCTCGGCGTCGAGGTCGACCGTATCTACGTCGACCATGGCCTGACCGGCACCAACCGCGAACGGCCCGGACTTCGTGAGGCACTCGCCGCGTGCCGCGCAGGAGACACGCTCGTGGTCACGAAGCTCGACCGTTTGGCCAGATCGCTACCCGACGCTCGCGCGATCGCCGACGAGCTGACCACAAGGGAGATCAGCCTCAGCCTCGGCGGGTCGGTCTATGACCCCACCGACGCCGTCGGACGGCTGCTGTTCAACGTCCTCGCCATGGTGGCCGAGTTCGAGTCCGACCTGATCCGGTTGCGCACCGTGGAGGGCATGAAGGTCGCCAAAGCCAAGGGCCGGTTGAAGGGCAAGCAACCGAAGCTGAGCCGCAAGCAGGAAGCGCATCTGGTCTCGTTGGTGCACAGCGGCGAGTACAGCACCCTCGAGGTCGCCGAGCTGTTCGGCGTTGGCCGGTCCACCGTCTACCGGGCCATCGAGAGGCAGCGCACGGCTGCGAAGGCAGAACTTGCTGACGCTTCGGCACGACGCTGA
- a CDS encoding YtxH domain-containing protein — MSKLLIIAAGGVGYLLGSRAGHEPYEKFSQKAQQVRDDPRVQKRASQFKRRAEEQVDEKVGDEPAPERPTVAGQQGSLP; from the coding sequence ATGAGTAAGTTGTTGATCATCGCCGCCGGGGGCGTGGGCTATCTGCTTGGCTCGCGTGCGGGGCACGAGCCGTACGAGAAGTTCAGCCAGAAGGCCCAGCAGGTCAGAGACGATCCGCGGGTGCAGAAGCGCGCCTCGCAGTTCAAGCGTAGGGCCGAGGAGCAGGTAGACGAGAAGGTCGGGGACGAGCCCGCTCCGGAGCGGCCAACAGTCGCAGGTCAGCAGGGGTCGCTGCCGTGA
- a CDS encoding TetR/AcrR family transcriptional regulator, with translation MPGSRTISSPLNRRLILEKAIQLLDRDGLQGLTMRKLGDLLEVEAMAIYHYYNGREDLLDAIVDHLVAGVRVEPGSVVGERDGWQPYVQALARRVRQMALDHPQAFPLVATRHPAAPWLRPPLRSLDLAEDLLAAMRARGLTRPQAVHIYRVVTGFLLGHLMLEASTKAQTLVPDESLGQGDPAAAPDPEHRSSANAGPGTRPHPTIDDLEPLLRNHDPDVEFDASLEGLLDRLERELTQTGLLHG, from the coding sequence ATGCCCGGCAGCAGGACGATCAGCTCACCGCTGAACCGGCGCCTGATCCTTGAGAAGGCGATACAGCTTCTCGACCGAGACGGCTTGCAGGGTCTCACCATGCGCAAGCTGGGGGACCTGCTCGAAGTCGAGGCCATGGCCATTTACCACTACTACAACGGCCGTGAAGACCTGTTGGACGCGATCGTCGACCATCTCGTCGCGGGCGTCCGCGTTGAACCCGGCAGTGTCGTCGGCGAACGTGACGGCTGGCAGCCCTATGTTCAGGCGTTGGCGCGTCGAGTCAGACAGATGGCGCTGGATCATCCCCAGGCGTTTCCACTTGTAGCCACCCGGCACCCCGCCGCCCCCTGGTTGAGACCCCCCTTGCGCAGCCTCGACCTCGCCGAAGACCTCCTCGCAGCCATGCGCGCCCGGGGGCTGACCCGACCTCAGGCAGTCCACATCTACCGTGTCGTCACTGGTTTCCTCCTCGGCCACCTCATGCTCGAAGCCTCGACCAAGGCCCAAACCCTCGTACCGGACGAATCACTCGGCCAAGGAGACCCTGCAGCCGCGCCCGACCCCGAACACCGATCCAGCGCTAACGCAGGCCCGGGCACGCGTCCCCATCCCACCATCGACGACCTAGAACCCCTTCTACGCAATCATGACCCCGACGTGGAGTTCGACGCGTCTCTAGAAGGTCTTCTGGACAGGCTCGAACGCGAGTTGACCCAGACGGGCCTGCTGCACGGATAG
- a CDS encoding type II toxin-antitoxin system VapC family toxin: protein MKYLLDTNVVSALRVRGRNRPVELWAASVPVGDQFVSAFTIAEIERGVIAKERSDAEQGAVLRRWLEENVLPTFADRVLPFDLSAARTLAAYRVPEHAPFDDALIAAVAEAAGMTIATRNTKHFEPLGVSCLNPWDATPPIV, encoded by the coding sequence GTGAAGTACCTCTTGGACACTAACGTGGTGTCCGCGCTGCGGGTCCGAGGACGCAACCGCCCCGTCGAGCTCTGGGCAGCATCGGTTCCCGTAGGTGACCAGTTCGTCTCAGCATTCACCATCGCGGAGATCGAGCGTGGAGTGATTGCCAAGGAGCGATCCGACGCCGAGCAAGGAGCCGTCCTGCGTCGCTGGCTCGAGGAGAATGTCCTGCCCACCTTTGCCGATCGGGTGCTGCCGTTCGACCTGTCGGCGGCCCGGACCCTCGCGGCCTATCGGGTTCCCGAGCACGCGCCCTTCGACGACGCCCTCATCGCCGCCGTCGCGGAAGCTGCCGGGATGACCATCGCGACGCGCAACACCAAGCACTTCGAACCCCTCGGCGTCTCGTGCCTCAATCCATGGGACGCGACCCCGCCCATCGTCTGA
- a CDS encoding CPBP family intramembrane glutamic endopeptidase produces the protein MSIQDAANLALLVIALGLGAAVLLPRRRGDHRSWGIRPDRGTPGRYLLGVGLAALAIAAPFVVLLLTGVTDVRGGEPQAGEIVAIAVYFVVLAGVEELVFRGLLLNGVIELTGRPVVAVPLVALAVAVPYLFADGVTPLSFVSAVLAGIMYGVAFLITTSVWTAAGMRASWNLTLGPVLGFEVSGQSLVDHPVLEQTLDGARWVTGGAYGPEGGLVVVLARVLLISGLLWWGAQAAARHGDRLPSRG, from the coding sequence ATGTCGATCCAGGACGCAGCCAATCTCGCCCTTCTCGTGATCGCGCTCGGTCTCGGCGCGGCCGTGCTCCTCCCTCGCCGTCGCGGCGACCACCGGTCCTGGGGCATCCGGCCCGACCGAGGCACCCCCGGCCGCTACTTGCTGGGGGTCGGTCTCGCGGCGCTCGCCATCGCCGCCCCCTTCGTCGTCCTGCTGCTGACCGGGGTGACCGACGTCCGCGGCGGTGAACCGCAGGCCGGGGAGATCGTGGCGATCGCGGTCTACTTCGTGGTGCTCGCCGGGGTCGAGGAGCTGGTCTTCCGCGGCCTGCTGCTGAACGGCGTGATCGAACTGACCGGCCGGCCTGTGGTCGCCGTGCCGCTCGTGGCCCTGGCGGTCGCCGTGCCGTACCTGTTCGCCGACGGCGTCACGCCGCTGAGCTTCGTGAGCGCGGTGCTCGCGGGGATCATGTACGGGGTGGCGTTCCTGATCACGACGTCGGTCTGGACCGCGGCCGGCATGCGGGCCTCGTGGAACCTCACCCTCGGACCCGTGCTGGGCTTCGAGGTCAGCGGTCAGTCGCTGGTCGACCACCCGGTGCTCGAGCAGACCCTGGACGGCGCCCGGTGGGTCACCGGTGGGGCGTACGGACCCGAGGGCGGTCTGGTGGTCGTCCTCGCGCGAGTGCTGCTGATCTCCGGCCTGCTGTGGTGGGGTGCCCAGGCCGCAGCGCGACACGGGGACCGCCTTCCTTCTCGAGGATGA
- a CDS encoding FitA-like ribbon-helix-helix domain-containing protein, whose product MEQILIRNLPAGTKAALRARAKQRHRSVEAEARDVLTKALEGEPVTIVDLLSTDEGADIDFEPERLGLTARSAQL is encoded by the coding sequence ATGGAACAGATCCTGATTCGCAACCTGCCCGCGGGGACCAAGGCCGCGCTTCGTGCGCGTGCCAAGCAGCGTCACCGGTCGGTTGAGGCGGAGGCGCGCGACGTGCTCACCAAGGCTCTGGAGGGCGAGCCCGTCACCATCGTTGATCTCTTGAGCACCGACGAAGGTGCCGACATCGACTTCGAACCCGAGCGCCTGGGCCTGACGGCACGCTCGGCACAACTGTGA
- a CDS encoding DUF3618 domain-containing protein: MNESTQESGETSQTERRQENPGTQDTRSAEEIQADIEETRQELGESLEALTHKLDVKTRARMQAQRAKVGAQQQARVARVRAADIQREHGQVVAVVAGAAVAVAVAVATWRRWRQ, translated from the coding sequence ATGAATGAGTCGACTCAGGAGAGCGGGGAGACCTCGCAGACCGAGAGGAGACAGGAGAACCCGGGGACGCAAGACACCCGCTCGGCCGAGGAGATCCAGGCCGACATCGAGGAGACGCGTCAGGAGCTCGGGGAGTCGCTCGAGGCCCTCACTCACAAGCTCGACGTCAAGACCCGGGCCCGGATGCAGGCGCAGCGGGCGAAGGTCGGGGCGCAGCAGCAGGCGCGAGTGGCGCGGGTGCGGGCCGCCGACATCCAGCGCGAGCACGGTCAGGTGGTCGCCGTGGTGGCCGGTGCCGCGGTCGCGGTCGCGGTCGCGGTGGCCACTTGGCGGCGGTGGCGGCAGTGA
- a CDS encoding YihY/virulence factor BrkB family protein, which produces MSARSSDVTEDTAPRSDGRDAPHPDDPEKPDTPDDLTKHSWLYVARKSGREFLRDQCTDIAAALTYYAVLALFPALIALLSIIGLVGQGQQAVDTILEVLRSLGASSVAGTLEPTLNQLAQAPGAGIALITGLAAALWSASGYTSAFGRAMNRMYEVGEGRPFWKFRPIMIALTAVLLVLAAAVLLGLIVTGPAAQAVGSAVGLGSTAVTIWNYAKWPVMLAAVVLMVALLYWGTPNLKQPKFRWLSIGAVIGIGVWILASIGFGFYVANFASYNRTYGALAGVVVFLLWLWLTNLALLFGAEVDAELERGRQLQAGIKAERNVQLPPRDSSKLEKDEQKEREEIEQGRRLRETHGREK; this is translated from the coding sequence GTGAGCGCGCGCTCCTCCGACGTCACTGAGGACACCGCGCCGCGGTCCGACGGCCGAGATGCGCCGCACCCCGACGACCCCGAGAAGCCGGACACCCCGGACGACCTGACCAAGCATTCGTGGTTGTACGTGGCACGCAAGTCGGGCCGCGAGTTCCTGCGCGACCAGTGCACCGACATCGCGGCGGCACTGACCTACTACGCCGTGCTGGCGTTGTTCCCCGCCCTGATCGCGCTGCTATCGATCATCGGTCTCGTCGGCCAGGGGCAGCAAGCGGTGGACACGATCCTGGAGGTGCTGCGCAGTCTCGGCGCCTCGTCGGTGGCCGGCACGCTGGAACCGACGCTGAACCAGCTCGCCCAGGCCCCGGGTGCCGGCATCGCGCTGATCACGGGTCTCGCGGCCGCGCTGTGGTCAGCCTCGGGCTACACCAGTGCCTTCGGGCGGGCGATGAACCGGATGTATGAGGTCGGCGAGGGCCGGCCCTTCTGGAAGTTCCGCCCGATCATGATCGCGCTCACCGCCGTGCTCCTCGTGCTCGCGGCGGCCGTCCTGTTGGGTCTCATCGTGACCGGCCCTGCGGCTCAGGCCGTCGGGTCCGCTGTTGGCCTTGGCTCCACGGCAGTCACGATCTGGAACTACGCCAAGTGGCCGGTGATGCTGGCTGCCGTCGTGCTGATGGTGGCACTGCTCTACTGGGGCACCCCCAACCTCAAGCAACCGAAGTTCCGCTGGCTGAGCATCGGTGCCGTCATCGGCATCGGCGTGTGGATCCTCGCATCCATCGGTTTCGGCTTCTACGTCGCCAACTTCGCCAGCTACAACCGCACCTACGGCGCGCTTGCCGGTGTCGTGGTGTTCCTCCTGTGGCTGTGGCTGACCAATCTGGCGCTGCTCTTCGGGGCGGAGGTAGATGCCGAACTCGAGCGCGGTCGTCAGTTGCAGGCGGGCATCAAAGCCGAGAGGAACGTCCAACTGCCGCCACGGGACTCCAGCAAGCTCGAGAAGGACGAGCAAAAGGAGCGCGAGGAGATCGAGCAGGGACGCCGGCTGCGTGAAACCCACGGCCGTGAAAAGTGA
- a CDS encoding DUF4235 domain-containing protein — MTQREQQTSKSAAILYRPVGITSSIIAGVIAGQIFQQVWKRASTDEYSDPPGPLQTEYPLKEVLLAAAVQSAIFGVVRTLVNRGGARVFERMTGEWPGD; from the coding sequence ATGACACAACGCGAGCAACAGACCAGCAAGTCCGCAGCGATCCTCTACCGACCCGTCGGAATCACCAGCAGCATCATCGCTGGGGTCATCGCCGGCCAGATCTTCCAGCAGGTCTGGAAGCGCGCCTCGACCGACGAGTACAGCGACCCACCCGGCCCACTGCAGACCGAGTACCCCCTCAAGGAGGTCCTCTTGGCCGCCGCCGTGCAGAGCGCCATCTTCGGCGTCGTACGCACCCTGGTGAACCGCGGCGGCGCCCGAGTGTTCGAGCGCATGACCGGCGAGTGGCCGGGCGACTGA
- a CDS encoding AAA family ATPase: MSAGQTDHVMWGIHNDQADIDPIVDGAVRIGWDKAGDLSKIAPSRDAFKQHLAQTMPNLEAKKIPGSAGTLYRFVHKIKVGDIVVTPNRKKRTLNIGRVSGSYEFYPEAQVHQQWRPIEWLAVDVPRDELSEAAQNELSSLITLFKITTGREEIEQIIAKPTSVEADFTWTSFYPELADRILDYANDRDALLEKVWSVAEASGVPHLFKYLKGDHRVDGSYGPLRDVDPFTVLASFNRGIKNDARAAIAAAFATEFGITAPVPVEFSGVPVANNLKSWFIRWEIDRGPHDVDTLWHLAAAAVAYAKHADESTREELVSAFDECPLGNTRLLTMGLYWIRPGTFAAYDSVNVAFIKNNLPDLAAQLALGAKITGEQFLANTEALQSWLASDASPYDDVCDLSYAAWIDTLAAHASQDAAAGQPVSDAPLAEAAEIAEEPGDPYDVASIRDDGCFLAEDELQPMLERLRSKKNLVLQGPPGTGKTWLARRLGWALCSERDTSRVQILQFHPSLAYEDFVRGWRPSTSSTGGALSLEDGPFLQACQRATDDPNRDHVLVIEEINRGNPAQVLGELLTLVEADKRNPSSAMRLAYPRTPDERFHVPSNLYLIGTMNVADRSLAIVDMALRRRFAFIELRPRLGEDWVEYVSQLGYDPKLLEIYGQRVDALNEQISTDSALGRQYCVGHSYFTPAVELDATGLDTKQWWERVVDTDVRPLLEEYWFDRPDLGDEACKKLLGA, encoded by the coding sequence ATGAGCGCCGGCCAGACTGATCATGTGATGTGGGGCATTCACAACGACCAGGCTGACATCGACCCCATCGTCGACGGTGCGGTCCGCATCGGCTGGGACAAGGCCGGCGACCTGTCCAAGATTGCGCCCTCGCGCGATGCGTTCAAGCAGCATCTTGCGCAGACGATGCCCAACCTCGAGGCCAAGAAGATCCCCGGATCGGCGGGCACGCTGTACCGCTTCGTTCACAAAATCAAGGTCGGCGACATCGTCGTCACCCCGAACCGCAAGAAGCGGACCCTCAACATCGGCCGCGTCAGTGGCTCCTACGAATTCTACCCCGAGGCGCAAGTCCACCAGCAGTGGCGACCCATCGAGTGGCTCGCCGTCGACGTGCCACGCGACGAACTCTCCGAGGCCGCACAGAACGAACTCAGCTCGCTGATCACGCTCTTCAAGATCACCACGGGACGGGAGGAGATCGAGCAGATCATCGCGAAGCCGACCAGCGTCGAGGCCGACTTCACCTGGACCAGCTTCTATCCCGAGCTCGCGGACCGGATCCTCGACTACGCCAACGACCGAGATGCTCTACTTGAGAAGGTCTGGTCGGTCGCCGAGGCCTCCGGGGTCCCGCACCTGTTCAAGTACCTAAAGGGCGACCACCGCGTCGACGGCAGTTACGGGCCCTTGCGCGACGTCGACCCGTTCACCGTGCTCGCGAGCTTCAACCGCGGCATCAAGAATGACGCCCGAGCCGCGATCGCCGCCGCGTTCGCTACGGAGTTCGGCATCACCGCCCCCGTGCCGGTCGAGTTCTCCGGAGTGCCTGTCGCAAATAACCTGAAGTCGTGGTTCATCCGGTGGGAGATTGACCGCGGCCCCCACGACGTCGACACGCTGTGGCACCTCGCCGCCGCGGCAGTCGCGTACGCCAAACACGCCGACGAATCCACTCGGGAAGAACTGGTTAGCGCCTTCGACGAATGCCCACTCGGCAACACCCGCCTCCTGACCATGGGTCTGTACTGGATCCGGCCCGGCACCTTCGCGGCCTATGACAGCGTCAACGTGGCCTTCATCAAGAACAACCTGCCTGACCTGGCCGCCCAGCTCGCGCTCGGTGCGAAGATCACCGGCGAACAGTTCCTCGCCAACACGGAAGCCCTCCAGTCCTGGCTAGCATCAGACGCTTCGCCATACGACGACGTCTGCGACCTGTCCTACGCAGCCTGGATCGACACACTCGCTGCCCATGCCTCACAGGACGCCGCCGCCGGCCAGCCAGTCAGCGACGCACCCCTGGCCGAGGCCGCCGAGATCGCCGAGGAGCCTGGCGACCCGTACGACGTCGCCTCGATCCGCGACGACGGATGCTTCCTCGCCGAGGATGAGCTGCAGCCGATGCTCGAACGGCTGCGGTCGAAGAAGAACCTCGTCCTGCAGGGCCCGCCTGGCACGGGCAAGACCTGGCTCGCCCGCCGTCTCGGGTGGGCACTGTGCAGCGAGCGTGACACCAGCCGCGTGCAGATCCTGCAGTTCCATCCCTCGCTGGCCTACGAGGACTTCGTCCGAGGTTGGCGTCCCTCCACCAGCAGCACCGGCGGCGCGCTGAGTCTCGAGGATGGGCCCTTCCTCCAGGCATGCCAGCGGGCAACAGATGATCCGAACCGCGACCACGTGCTCGTGATCGAGGAGATCAACCGCGGCAACCCCGCCCAGGTCCTCGGCGAACTCCTCACGCTCGTCGAGGCCGACAAGCGCAACCCGAGTTCGGCGATGCGCCTCGCCTACCCACGTACGCCGGATGAGCGGTTCCACGTCCCGTCCAATCTGTACCTGATCGGGACTATGAACGTCGCCGACCGCTCACTGGCGATCGTGGACATGGCGCTGCGGCGCCGGTTCGCGTTCATCGAGCTCCGCCCACGCTTGGGGGAGGACTGGGTCGAGTACGTCAGCCAACTCGGCTACGACCCCAAGCTCTTGGAGATCTACGGCCAGCGCGTCGACGCCCTCAACGAGCAGATCAGCACCGACAGTGCGCTCGGCCGTCAGTACTGCGTCGGCCACTCCTACTTCACGCCCGCAGTCGAGCTCGATGCCACCGGCCTGGACACGAAACAGTGGTGGGAACGCGTCGTCGATACCGACGTCCGTCCGCTTCTGGAGGAGTACTGGTTCGACCGACCCGACCTCGGCGACGAGGCCTGCAAGAAGCTCCTCGGCGCCTGA
- a CDS encoding response regulator transcription factor translates to MAVTGGGRTEVRVLLVDDDPLVRSGLRAILDAADDVRVVGEASDGDEVVTAVQAHAPDVVLMDIRMRRTNGLDATASVRALPRPPNIVVLTAFDLDRYVVAALRAGASGFLLKDAQPQQIIDGVRTVASGDAILSPGATRTLLDRFADPDAAERQRSAVQALARLSPRQGEVADLVARGRTNAEISRDLGLTESTVKAYVSEILSSLGLGNRVQVALTVRDAAG, encoded by the coding sequence GTGGCCGTGACCGGCGGTGGACGGACCGAGGTCCGGGTCCTCCTCGTCGATGATGACCCGCTGGTGCGTAGCGGTCTCCGAGCGATCCTCGACGCCGCGGATGACGTCCGGGTGGTCGGTGAGGCCTCGGACGGGGACGAGGTGGTGACGGCGGTGCAGGCACACGCGCCGGATGTGGTCCTGATGGACATCCGGATGCGCCGGACGAACGGTCTGGACGCCACCGCGTCGGTGCGCGCGCTCCCACGGCCACCCAACATCGTGGTGCTCACGGCCTTCGACCTGGACCGCTACGTGGTCGCCGCGCTCCGGGCAGGGGCGTCGGGGTTCCTCCTCAAGGACGCCCAGCCGCAGCAGATCATCGACGGCGTCCGCACCGTCGCCTCGGGTGACGCGATCCTCTCGCCGGGCGCGACCCGCACCCTGCTCGACCGCTTCGCCGACCCCGACGCCGCCGAGCGGCAGCGCAGCGCCGTCCAGGCACTGGCCCGCCTCAGCCCACGGCAGGGCGAGGTCGCCGACCTCGTGGCCCGTGGCCGCACGAACGCCGAGATCTCCCGTGATCTCGGCCTCACCGAGTCGACCGTCAAGGCCTACGTCTCCGAGATCCTCAGCAGCCTGGGTCTGGGGAACCGGGTGCAGGTCGCGCTGACCGTGCGCGACGCCGCCGGCTGA
- a CDS encoding phage holin family protein produces the protein MTDPRSSNDTGAYPPQPATGDLSAPQLISQVAEQTSTLVRDEMQLAKVELRETVKNAGIGAGLFGTAGVVALYAGWAAVFTVIYALALVMDVWLAALIVTVVLTAIAALAALVGRSKVQQATPPVEATQRSVQRDIETVKERKSR, from the coding sequence GTGACCGATCCCCGCAGCAGCAACGATACCGGGGCATATCCACCACAGCCGGCCACCGGCGACCTGTCGGCGCCCCAGCTGATCTCGCAGGTCGCGGAGCAGACCTCCACCCTGGTGCGTGACGAGATGCAGCTGGCCAAGGTCGAGCTGCGGGAGACGGTGAAGAACGCCGGTATCGGTGCTGGTCTCTTCGGCACCGCGGGCGTGGTCGCGCTGTACGCCGGATGGGCTGCGGTCTTCACCGTCATCTACGCCTTGGCGCTGGTCATGGACGTCTGGCTCGCCGCCCTAATCGTCACTGTCGTCCTGACTGCGATCGCTGCGCTGGCCGCACTGGTGGGGCGCAGCAAGGTCCAGCAGGCGACGCCGCCGGTGGAAGCCACCCAACGCAGCGTGCAGCGCGACATCGAGACCGTGAAGGAGAGGAAGTCCCGATGA
- a CDS encoding protein-tyrosine phosphatase family protein yields the protein MSVMTRKWDATMAGVLNLPSGRVVRGRGLRRPMPESTMPDFGLYLLGKPPADMRWDTRWLRWPDFRLPADEADARDALREAWTRAGYERVEIACDGGRGRTGTALGCLAVLDGVPAREAVTFVRKHYHPRAIETPWQRRFVVRFGEE from the coding sequence ATGAGCGTGATGACTCGGAAATGGGACGCGACGATGGCCGGGGTGCTGAACCTGCCGTCCGGACGAGTCGTGCGTGGCCGTGGCTTGCGCCGACCGATGCCCGAGAGCACGATGCCGGACTTCGGGCTGTACCTGCTCGGGAAACCGCCGGCTGATATGCGCTGGGACACGCGGTGGCTTCGCTGGCCAGACTTCCGGCTACCCGCCGACGAGGCGGACGCTCGGGACGCGTTGCGTGAGGCGTGGACCCGAGCCGGGTACGAGCGGGTGGAAATCGCATGCGACGGTGGACGCGGTAGGACCGGCACCGCTCTCGGTTGTCTTGCCGTGTTGGACGGAGTGCCGGCCAGGGAGGCGGTCACCTTCGTCCGCAAGCACTACCACCCCCGCGCAATCGAAACGCCCTGGCAACGCCGCTTCGTCGTCCGGTTTGGCGAGGAGTAA
- a CDS encoding 5-methylcytosine restriction system specificity protein McrC has translation MQIPIRNLWLLQFFASDLFRIDGYGPVSAEDAPEELPDLAARILADEVAQRLHRGLSVGFRSVTRNERRVRGRINQLTTERHQLLSRGQVNCTFDEIVTDIPSNRLARAALERAAALVPDRPRYRSLARQLEMAGVLGACPRLAEVPHIRQQRLLQRDRTMLAAAELLLSFAVPTTEEGDRHLPLPADDDPYLRKLFEHAAYGIYRHHLVPQGWKVKHGPTQQWDISEASTGMAAVLPSMQLDIVLEHPNPDGAGPRRVVIDTKFTAVTKAGHYRAATLSSGYVYQIYAYLMSQAAAEGDHPSEGLMLHPVVDGHFDEEVVIQGRRIRFATVDLTAPGWQIADDFLAGVLPAHGAFAVQS, from the coding sequence ATGCAGATCCCGATCCGTAACCTGTGGCTGCTCCAGTTCTTCGCTTCCGATCTCTTCCGGATCGACGGATACGGACCCGTGTCCGCTGAGGACGCCCCCGAGGAGCTGCCCGACCTGGCTGCGCGGATCCTGGCTGACGAGGTCGCGCAACGACTGCACCGTGGCCTATCCGTCGGGTTCCGGTCAGTCACCCGCAACGAGCGACGCGTCCGCGGCAGGATCAATCAGCTCACCACCGAACGACACCAGCTGCTCAGCCGAGGCCAGGTCAACTGCACCTTCGACGAGATCGTCACTGACATCCCCTCCAACCGGCTCGCACGGGCCGCGCTAGAACGAGCCGCCGCGCTCGTCCCTGACCGGCCGCGGTATCGATCACTTGCCCGGCAGCTGGAGATGGCCGGTGTGCTGGGCGCGTGTCCCCGGCTCGCGGAAGTCCCGCACATTCGACAACAGCGGTTGCTTCAGCGCGATCGGACGATGCTGGCGGCAGCTGAGCTGCTGCTCTCCTTCGCCGTCCCGACCACCGAGGAAGGTGATCGGCACCTTCCGCTTCCGGCGGACGACGACCCCTACCTGCGCAAGCTGTTCGAGCACGCCGCCTATGGGATCTACCGTCACCACCTCGTGCCGCAGGGCTGGAAGGTGAAACACGGGCCCACCCAGCAGTGGGACATCTCCGAAGCCTCGACCGGCATGGCCGCCGTGCTGCCCAGCATGCAGCTCGACATCGTCCTGGAGCACCCCAACCCAGACGGTGCTGGGCCGCGACGGGTCGTCATCGACACCAAGTTCACCGCTGTCACGAAGGCCGGCCACTACCGGGCCGCGACACTCAGCAGCGGCTACGTCTACCAGATCTACGCGTACCTGATGTCCCAGGCGGCGGCTGAGGGCGACCACCCGTCTGAGGGGCTGATGCTCCATCCGGTCGTGGACGGTCACTTCGACGAGGAAGTCGTCATCCAGGGCCGGCGCATCCGGTTCGCCACCGTCGACCTGACCGCACCTGGCTGGCAGATCGCCGACGATTTCCTTGCCGGTGTCCTACCTGCGCACGGAGCCTTTGCGGTTCAAAGTTGA